DNA from Gambusia affinis linkage group LG06, SWU_Gaff_1.0, whole genome shotgun sequence:
ATAGCTGATAACTGAGAGTATATTAAAAAATCTGTACATAAAAACAGATCACAGCAGCTGCTGTACAGTTGTTTTATACCTCAGGTAACTAGAACCACCGCCCTTTTCCTCCCTGAGCCCATAGTTCAGTTGCTTTgacaacagtaaataaaacacaaaaggagTAGAAGTGAGTGTTCCACCATGTCTGTAGTTCTGACTTTTTGCCATCACTGtggttctaaagagcagctcagagAGGCAGACTAAATTACGTCTATTTTGAGTTTAACTGACACTCTTTTGTGTcagtcttttgttttgatttaaatttggctcgttttttttgtcaattatgTCGCCACAGTTACTCGAAATGCCAACAAAACTAATAGCTGCCCTCACGGGGTCGAGCACGCAGCGGTACGAGCTGCATTAACAGTTGTAGGAAGCAGCAGTTATTTTGAGGTGTAGAACGTGTGCCTGCCATAGCAATGCATGGGTGTGGGAGGCCCCAACTAATAGAAATATGAACTGagaatgctgttttattttcctcctgctgcagccgTACTCACTACTGCTTTGTGCTTCAGGAGAGCGGGAACCCCCAGGTGGTGTTTATGCAGCTTGATCTGGCAAGTTTAAAGTCAGTTCACCGTTTTGCTGAAACCTTTCTTAAGACTGAACCTAGACTGGACATCCTCATCAACAATGCAGGTGATGTTTGACCAACCAATCGCTTCCCAGTTTGTACTTTTATACTGTGTGTtgcatgaaaacagaaataaaagaagctaaaaataacttgtgattgattctatgtttcagGTGTTCTAAGTCCTGGCTGCACTGAGGATGGCTTTGGCCTGGCCTTTGGGGTCAACCACCTGGGTCACTTCCTGCTGACCAACCTCCTGCTGGACCGGCTCAGGCGCTGCGGCCCCAGCCGAGTCATCACCGTGTCTGCTCTCTTGCACCGCTTCGGGAGCATCGACTTCCAGCTGCTGGCTCCACAGACAGACGCGGCGCCCCCCCAGTCTGCCTGGTCCAGCCTTCAGGCCTACTGTAACAGCAAACTCTGTAATGTGCTCTTCACCAGGGAGTTGGCCAACCGGCTGGAAGGCACTGATGTTACCTGTTACACCCTGCACCCAGGTCAGTGGCTTGCATCTCTTGCTGCTTCTTTAAAGGTTTGCTGGAGTTTTATGATGTCATTTAAATCTTTAAGTGTTCAGTAAGGCCGTTTACAGTGaagcttgttgtgttttttggacAACCTCTGACCACTGCAGGAGTAATCTACACAGAACTGTGTCGTAATCTGAGCCAGTGGCTGCAGCTCCTCATGATGCCCTTAGCCAAACTGTTCTTCCTGGACCCCAGCGGAGGATGTCAGACCACCCTGTACTGCGCCCTCCAGGAGGGCATCGAGCCGCTCAGTGGCAGATATTTCTCCAACTGTGCTCTCCAACAAGTTGGAGCTAACGGGCGAGATGATGGCCTGGCAAAGAAGCTTTGGGAAGTAAGTGAGAGGTTAACAGGTATGGCCTGAAGCACCAGAGGGCCGTTCACAACTCTTCTTATAAAGTCCAACTTGTGTCTGAATTTTCATGCACTTCTTTCGTTTGCTTTAATAAAGCCAAGTATCCCTTGAATGTTGTTGCCTGATGTCTTGTATAAAGTCTACAAAGTTTATCAGTGAGCAAATAAGAGATCCTATGATGACTGCTGTGGATAAACAGCATTTCTTGAATGCAATGTGGGAGATGTGGTTCTTCACCCTCATCTTCTTATCCTTTCTGGATTTGATGATAAGACTCCCCCTGGCAGCATCAGGGCCCTCCTGTAGAAAACAATGCACAGCTTTCCTGCTAAAAGTTGGTGTAGGAACCAATTTTCAAAAAGTGCGGTTCTTAT
Protein-coding regions in this window:
- the LOC122832195 gene encoding dehydrogenase/reductase SDR family member 13-like isoform X1 → MYLYLVAAAVWIYVLVFYGLFKGSRCLSPARLKGKTVVVTGSNTGIGKSTALELAKRGARVILACRNKEKAEAAAFDIRAESGNPQVVFMQLDLASLKSVHRFAETFLKTEPRLDILINNAGVLSPGCTEDGFGLAFGVNHLGHFLLTNLLLDRLRRCGPSRVITVSALLHRFGSIDFQLLAPQTDAAPPQSAWSSLQAYCNSKLCNVLFTRELANRLEGTDVTCYTLHPGVIYTELCRNLSQWLQLLMMPLAKLFFLDPSGGCQTTLYCALQEGIEPLSGRYFSNCALQQVGANGRDDGLAKKLWEVSERLTGMA
- the LOC122832195 gene encoding dehydrogenase/reductase SDR family member 13-like isoform X2, whose protein sequence is MSLLPVELNILMVHSHQARFEHQESGNPQVVFMQLDLASLKSVHRFAETFLKTEPRLDILINNAGVLSPGCTEDGFGLAFGVNHLGHFLLTNLLLDRLRRCGPSRVITVSALLHRFGSIDFQLLAPQTDAAPPQSAWSSLQAYCNSKLCNVLFTRELANRLEGTDVTCYTLHPGVIYTELCRNLSQWLQLLMMPLAKLFFLDPSGGCQTTLYCALQEGIEPLSGRYFSNCALQQVGANGRDDGLAKKLWEVSERLTGMA